In the genome of Penaeus monodon isolate SGIC_2016 unplaced genomic scaffold, NSTDA_Pmon_1 PmonScaffold_18579, whole genome shotgun sequence, the window cttctcaccttaggaggtggatagcagaagggtttggtgaagggacagaaatgaaaagtgggaaggaaaaaaaaaaagaccatgcaaaattagttgagtcgagggccgagtcccaaggttggggagttccccatcattgggtcccagactccgcctccgcctcctaagcccccccacgacaacaatgggcaagggattgggggggaaagggatggaagcgAAAAAGCATGAGGGAATTTGTGGAGTCGAGGCCTGAGGCCTAAGGCAGGGtagatccccagcattgggttCAGACCTTGCCTCTAACCCCCCacaacaatgggcaagggattgggggagggggggaggtaaacaAAGCTTTgtaagaatagtttttttttatttgtattacttcAAACCCTGTAAGTTGTACCTTGATCTAGACTAGTCCTGGCCAGtcctaaaagaaatatttttgtattagggaaaaaaaaaaaaaaaaaaaagcaaattttaacaaatattttagCTATTACCTGaatgtgtccccccccccttttgagtgTCTTTAGGCAAGTATATGCtgaattattttacttattacttCCATGTTACAGCTTTTCTACCCTCATGTTTTACTTTTGTCTTAGTTCAtgtggaaaataatatattatattgaaggttttattttattttttcatataaaaattcatataaaaattcttgcatatacctttttttttttacctttaataaAAAATCACTTCTCAGTAATAAAACATGAAGCcttttatataaaaggaaatcATATGTAcgcttatgcatgtgtgtatataattacatatatatatatatacacacacacacacaggtgtttaTAATCTTACTGGATGATTTAGGAGCACACGTGTGTCCATGTATACACTTGTATGTGTACATGGCTAAAGCTTTTTCAGCAAATGTATGTAATTGCACACATTATTGCTTCCATGTGTATACAGACCTGTCCACACATTTTAATCCAAAACAGCAAGAACTGtccttttgaaaattaaaattagaaaaaggaaTAGTTTGAAAATAGGATATTGGAGGAAAGTTACTGACAGAATGAAAGCTAAAACATCACCAATTTGGTCAGATAAGGAAGGAAGAGTTAGAAACAGACTGAGATGGAGAATGAACAGAAGTATGCATTAAACACAGAAGACATGACACTACACCTTTGGCAATGTTTTTTACTATtcagaaaattggaaaataaggaatggaaaagaaaataaataatgaaagaaataacccCTCTAAAAGTCAGCATCAAGAGTAAAGTGCCTTTGCTCAGGAGCTGACATGACACCACACTTTTGGTATTCTCCAACACGTTTCTCAAAAAAGTTGGTTTTGCCCTCAAGTGAAATATTCTCCATGAAGTCAAAGGGATTCTCAACACCGAACATCTTCTCGGATCCCAGTTCCAAGAGCAATCGGTCAGCCACAAACTCAATGTACTGCCTCATGAGGACACAGTTCATGCCAATGAGGTTGCAGGGCAGGGCATCTGTCAGGAACTCTTGCTCAATCTTAACAGCATCCAGAATAATCTCCCGGACTCTCTCATTTGAAGGACGATTTACCAAATGTTTGAACATCAGGCATGCAAAGTCAGTATGGAGCCCCTCGTCCCTAGAGATCAATTCGTTGCTGAAAGTCAAACCAGGCATAAGACCGCGTTTCTTTAGCCAGAAAATAGCAGCAAATGAACCACTGAAGAAAATTCCCTCTACTGCAGCAAAGGCAACTATCCTTTCAGCATACGAGGCAGTCTCATGAGCAATCCACTTTAGGGCCCAGTCAGCCTTCTTCCTCACACATGGTAGGGTCTCAATTGCATTGAACAACCTTGCCTGTTCAGTAGGGTCCTTAACATATGTATCAATCAGAAGACTGTACATCTCACTGTGAATGTTCTCCATTGCAATCTGGAAACCATAGAAGCAGCGCGCTTCTGGAACTTGGACTTCCTGTGAgagtaaaaattttcaaattattatcaatgtcatatgAAGGGCAGAAGTGCCAAAtagtgtaatttttattaaaaaaagttcaTGTcttattaaatatgaatataaatgttaaaatccataaatcaaatatattttaaacatccaCACATGTAGTcgcaata includes:
- the LOC119569771 gene encoding ribonucleoside-diphosphate reductase subunit M2-like (The sequence of the model RefSeq protein was modified relative to this genomic sequence to represent the inferred CDS: added 282 bases not found in genome assembly), translated to MPANVLAERVNNLSIENKENRVLKEKNGTKEVEKTENKLGKKNNKPQASTEDEPLLRENPGKFVIFPIQFEDIFKMYKKAVASFWTVEEVDLSKDLADWEKLKDEERHFISHVLAFFAASDGIVNENLVERFCQEVQVPEARCFYGFQIAMENIHSEMYSLLIDTYVKDPTEQARLFNAIETLPCVRKKADWALKWIAHETASYAERIVAFAAVEGIFFSGSFAAIFWLKKRGLMPGLTFSNELISRDEGLHTDFACLMFKHLVNRPSNERVREIILDAVKIEQEFLTDALPCNLIGMNCVLMRQYIEFVADRLLLELGSEKMFGVENPFDFMENISLEGKTNFFEKRVGEYQKCGVMSAPEQRHFTLDADF